In one window of Oncorhynchus kisutch isolate 150728-3 linkage group LG16, Okis_V2, whole genome shotgun sequence DNA:
- the LOC109906626 gene encoding uncharacterized protein LOC109906626 isoform X2, whose amino-acid sequence MEVVSEPGVIADSPANSQPAGDVNEERGSLFDVTFLDHDFPGAETETPTRKTYQEFQPKALGAIVAGSVAIAAQSLHVPTLKACLGTQLATCLMAMFNVVVVGGKLSDTHLVPDCWLFTDYNNTHHHITCDKLMNSVYPFYVEWFLVHATLLGISVTLTIYSCKLLRFCSPAAPSMPVVTAYTSPAQ is encoded by the exons ATGGAAG TTGTTTCTGAACCTGGGGTTATTGCGGACTCACCCGCCAATTCACAACCTGCCGGCGACGTGAATGAAGAGAGAGGTTCCCTCTTCGATGTTACATTTCTGGACCACGACTTTCCAGGTGCTGAGACTGAGACCCCGACCCGCAAGACCTACCAGGAGTTCCAGCCCAAAGCACTGGGG GCGATAGTGGCGGGAAGTGTGGCCATAGCAGCACAGAGTCTTCATGTTCCCACA CTGAAGGCGTGTCTGGGGACACAGCTGGCTACCTGCCTTATGGCCATGTTCAATGTGGTCGTCGTAGGAGGAAAGCTGTCTGACACCCACTTAGTGCCAGACTGCTGGCTTTTCACTGattacaacaacacacatcatcACATCACCTGCGACAAGCTGATG AATTCAGTGTATCCATTCTATGTCGAGTGGTTCCTCGTGCACGCAACTCTCCTCGGCATTTCTGTCACCCTGACTATCTACAGCTGCAAGCTGCTCCGCTTCTGCTCCCCTGCAGCACCCAGCATG CCTGTGGTCACTGCATATACTAGCCCTGCTCAGTGA
- the LOC109906626 gene encoding uncharacterized protein LOC109906626 isoform X1 produces the protein MEVVSEPGVIADSPANSQPAGDVNEERGSLFDVTFLDHDFPGAETETPTRKTYQEFQPKALGVSQITLGVFVLNSVYVSVANRLDQRNEEVTRAIGSLSAIVAGSVAIAAQSLHVPTLKACLGTQLATCLMAMFNVVVVGGKLSDTHLVPDCWLFTDYNNTHHHITCDKLMNSVYPFYVEWFLVHATLLGISVTLTIYSCKLLRFCSPAAPSMPVVTAYTSPAQ, from the exons ATGGAAG TTGTTTCTGAACCTGGGGTTATTGCGGACTCACCCGCCAATTCACAACCTGCCGGCGACGTGAATGAAGAGAGAGGTTCCCTCTTCGATGTTACATTTCTGGACCACGACTTTCCAGGTGCTGAGACTGAGACCCCGACCCGCAAGACCTACCAGGAGTTCCAGCCCAAAGCACTGGGG GTCTCTCAGATCACTTTGGGTGTGTTTGTGCTCAACTCAGTTTATGTCAGTGTAGCCAACCGATTGGAtcagagaaatgaagaagtaaccAGGGCGATAGGCTCCCTGTCT GCGATAGTGGCGGGAAGTGTGGCCATAGCAGCACAGAGTCTTCATGTTCCCACA CTGAAGGCGTGTCTGGGGACACAGCTGGCTACCTGCCTTATGGCCATGTTCAATGTGGTCGTCGTAGGAGGAAAGCTGTCTGACACCCACTTAGTGCCAGACTGCTGGCTTTTCACTGattacaacaacacacatcatcACATCACCTGCGACAAGCTGATG AATTCAGTGTATCCATTCTATGTCGAGTGGTTCCTCGTGCACGCAACTCTCCTCGGCATTTCTGTCACCCTGACTATCTACAGCTGCAAGCTGCTCCGCTTCTGCTCCCCTGCAGCACCCAGCATG CCTGTGGTCACTGCATATACTAGCCCTGCTCAGTGA
- the LOC109906626 gene encoding uncharacterized protein LOC109906626 isoform X3, producing the protein MEGAETETPTRKTYQEFQPKALGVSQITLGVFVLNSVYVSVANRLDQRNEEVTRAIGSLSAIVAGSVAIAAQSLHVPTLKACLGTQLATCLMAMFNVVVVGGKLSDTHLVPDCWLFTDYNNTHHHITCDKLMNSVYPFYVEWFLVHATLLGISVTLTIYSCKLLRFCSPAAPSMPVVTAYTSPAQ; encoded by the exons ATGGAAG GTGCTGAGACTGAGACCCCGACCCGCAAGACCTACCAGGAGTTCCAGCCCAAAGCACTGGGG GTCTCTCAGATCACTTTGGGTGTGTTTGTGCTCAACTCAGTTTATGTCAGTGTAGCCAACCGATTGGAtcagagaaatgaagaagtaaccAGGGCGATAGGCTCCCTGTCT GCGATAGTGGCGGGAAGTGTGGCCATAGCAGCACAGAGTCTTCATGTTCCCACA CTGAAGGCGTGTCTGGGGACACAGCTGGCTACCTGCCTTATGGCCATGTTCAATGTGGTCGTCGTAGGAGGAAAGCTGTCTGACACCCACTTAGTGCCAGACTGCTGGCTTTTCACTGattacaacaacacacatcatcACATCACCTGCGACAAGCTGATG AATTCAGTGTATCCATTCTATGTCGAGTGGTTCCTCGTGCACGCAACTCTCCTCGGCATTTCTGTCACCCTGACTATCTACAGCTGCAAGCTGCTCCGCTTCTGCTCCCCTGCAGCACCCAGCATG CCTGTGGTCACTGCATATACTAGCCCTGCTCAGTGA
- the slx1b gene encoding structure-specific endonuclease subunit SLX1 isoform X1 has protein sequence MVLEVENLFGVYMLYCTNPKFKGRIYIGFTVNPERRIGQHNAGRHRGGAKRTSGRGPWEMVLIIHGFPSDIAALRPLRSWHQAHGKEGLFILLPVSIRLGCIPLDGLEEPLLKLFEWAWQNPHSSRRLSHVTRRSKKESSLQFHWRVVSNMLRVMPWSRLPLTTRWLKQEYRMDFEPGLQPPLHVPLAFGSIRARKPKPKDVEEEQEEKGADICLLCQGTVKSADKMTCFHPLCHMTSHVICLAKHFLTGEAAHLLPVEGECPGCRHSVLWGSLIRHKNGCYGDLEKNTSSSQNHWTDELQF, from the exons ATGGTCTTGGAGGTAGAGAATTTATTCGGGGTGTACATGCTGTATTGCACCAATCCCAAATTCAAGGGTCGTATCTACATTGGTTTCACTGTGAATCCGGAGCGTCGTATAGGACAGCACAACGCCGGGCGACACCGAGGTGGAGCGAAGAGGACCAGTGGAAGGGGACCTTG GGAGATGGTTCTCATCATTCATGGCTTCCCCTCTGACATAGCTGCTTTGAGG CCTCTTCGGAGTTGGCACCAGGCTCATGGCAAAGAGGGTCTCTTCATCCTCCTTCCTGTGAGCATCAGGTTGGGCTGCATCCCTCTCGACGGCTTGGAGGAGCCTCTGCTGAAATTA TTTGAATGGGCATGGCAGAACCCCCACTCCTCCCGACGCCTGTCCCACGTCACCCGGCGCTCAAAGAAGGAATCCAGCCTGCAGTTCCACTGGCGTGTGGTGTCCAACATGTTGCGGGTGATGCCGTGGAGCCGCCTGCCCCTCACCACCCGCTGGCTCAAGCAGGAGTACAGGATGGACTTTGAGCCTGGCCTTCAGCCGCCGCTGCATGTCCCTTTGGCCTTCGGCAGCATCAGGGCCAGGAAACCGAAACCGAAGGATGTGGAAGAGGAACAAGAGGAGAAGGGTGCAGATATATGCCTCCTTTGTCAGGGGACTGTTAAG TCTGCAGATAAGATGACCTGCTTCCATCCCTTATGTCACATGACCAGCCACGTGATTTGCTTAGCCAAACACTTTCTGACGGGTGAGGCCGCACATCTCCTTCCTGTGGAAGGGGAGTGTCCCGGTTGCCGTCACTCAGTACTGTGGGGGAGTCTGATTCGCCACAAGAATGGCTGTTACGGAGACCTGGAGAAGAACACATCCTCATCCCAA AACCATTGGACAGATGAACTGCAGTTCTAA
- the slx1b gene encoding structure-specific endonuclease subunit SLX1 isoform X2: protein MVLEVENLFGVYMLYCTNPKFKGRIYIGFTVNPERRIGQHNAGRHRGGAKRTSGRGPWEMVLIIHGFPSDIAALRFEWAWQNPHSSRRLSHVTRRSKKESSLQFHWRVVSNMLRVMPWSRLPLTTRWLKQEYRMDFEPGLQPPLHVPLAFGSIRARKPKPKDVEEEQEEKGADICLLCQGTVKSADKMTCFHPLCHMTSHVICLAKHFLTGEAAHLLPVEGECPGCRHSVLWGSLIRHKNGCYGDLEKNTSSSQNHWTDELQF, encoded by the exons ATGGTCTTGGAGGTAGAGAATTTATTCGGGGTGTACATGCTGTATTGCACCAATCCCAAATTCAAGGGTCGTATCTACATTGGTTTCACTGTGAATCCGGAGCGTCGTATAGGACAGCACAACGCCGGGCGACACCGAGGTGGAGCGAAGAGGACCAGTGGAAGGGGACCTTG GGAGATGGTTCTCATCATTCATGGCTTCCCCTCTGACATAGCTGCTTTGAGG TTTGAATGGGCATGGCAGAACCCCCACTCCTCCCGACGCCTGTCCCACGTCACCCGGCGCTCAAAGAAGGAATCCAGCCTGCAGTTCCACTGGCGTGTGGTGTCCAACATGTTGCGGGTGATGCCGTGGAGCCGCCTGCCCCTCACCACCCGCTGGCTCAAGCAGGAGTACAGGATGGACTTTGAGCCTGGCCTTCAGCCGCCGCTGCATGTCCCTTTGGCCTTCGGCAGCATCAGGGCCAGGAAACCGAAACCGAAGGATGTGGAAGAGGAACAAGAGGAGAAGGGTGCAGATATATGCCTCCTTTGTCAGGGGACTGTTAAG TCTGCAGATAAGATGACCTGCTTCCATCCCTTATGTCACATGACCAGCCACGTGATTTGCTTAGCCAAACACTTTCTGACGGGTGAGGCCGCACATCTCCTTCCTGTGGAAGGGGAGTGTCCCGGTTGCCGTCACTCAGTACTGTGGGGGAGTCTGATTCGCCACAAGAATGGCTGTTACGGAGACCTGGAGAAGAACACATCCTCATCCCAA AACCATTGGACAGATGAACTGCAGTTCTAA
- the zgc:112271 gene encoding bolA-like protein 2, whose amino-acid sequence MSVTTDHIRDKLIKEIGAVHVEVEDTSSNRCAASFKVLIVSPQFEGKPLLARHRMVNTCLAEELKEIHAFEQKTLTPEQWEKQKAQ is encoded by the exons ATGTCTGTTACAACAGATCACATCCGTGATAAACTAATCAAGGAGATCGGAGCGGTGCATGTG GAAGTTGAAGACACCTCCTCTAACAGATGTGCTGCCAGCTTCAAAGTTCTAATAGTGTCTCCCCAGTTTGAGGGGAAACCACTGCTGGCGAGACACAG GATGGTGAACACCTGCTTGGCTGAAGAGCTAAAAGAGATCCATGCCTTTGAACAGAAGACGCTGACACCAGAACAGTGGGAGAAACAGAAAGCACAGTGA